The following are encoded in a window of Flavobacterium psychrotrophum genomic DNA:
- a CDS encoding TonB-dependent receptor: MKLKFLLITLLTFVMGYAQDQATVTGKVTDKDMGGEALPFASVAVKGTSISTNTDEAGTYTLKVPAGAQTIVFTFLGYETKEIAVTLAAGETKTIDEVLGSTSVELKDVVIETTVNRQKESTLLLEQKNATEIKTNIGAQELARKGVSDVASAVAKTSGVTKQEGSGNIYVRGMGDRYNSTTMNGLSIPSNNVERKNISLDIFPTQIVEYVSIDKVYNNKIYGDFAGGNVDIVSRDYKGNGFFRIDLGSNINTNAVSEKNFRLNGAPGFSGFKNINKPSNPLTQYNYNALNLDKKSPYAGSIGFSGGDSYDVGEEGRINFFATGSFSNEYMSITDGKSQGSVNNVGVIGNSYDYESFNYATNTTGMANVGYKIDQNNKINFNTLFINTSSNRTDEYRGYGVDFAEDGTGIIRREKYQKTNLFVNQLLGQHKFGEKMQLNWAAGFNTVKDNMPDRIQNKLRMSYDGAGNDLGYGIVSISDADNHRYFQDLTEKEATALVSFDYKFAKGEDELYKGKLTAGYSGKSKKRDLEAIQYNFDVNAAGSGVIVDPNNIDAFYNAANYAADYFTIKTLRGTVEVPNALRPQTYTGKLDIHAAFVTAEYKFSPKLTGVFGLRAETLTQTVDYDTYIMPVGSTKFDKNALLPNFQLKYAVTENQNLRFGFSKTYTLPQFKENAPFSYDEVNQSYVGNPHLYESDNYNADIKWEVFPKSDEVFSVTAFGKYIKNPINEVTISSSTQDISWVNSGDWGMAAGAELEVRKTIWNTGENNARKLTGGLNVSYLYTNQELNEDKVARENVFQVDFTNSKSAFSGASNWLANADISYLYEWNEKASSINPTLAFNYFSDRIFALGTVGRGDMVDKAVGTLDFILRSKINEKLGINFAAKNLLNPNIKRVQEGTSIGDVTLINYKKGVYFSLGASYQF, from the coding sequence ATGAAACTTAAATTCTTATTAATTACACTACTTACCTTTGTAATGGGCTATGCCCAGGACCAGGCAACCGTTACCGGAAAAGTGACTGACAAAGACATGGGCGGCGAAGCCCTGCCATTTGCCAGTGTAGCCGTAAAAGGCACAAGCATTTCTACCAATACGGATGAGGCAGGAACCTATACTTTAAAAGTTCCCGCAGGTGCTCAAACCATTGTTTTTACATTTTTGGGATATGAAACAAAAGAAATAGCGGTAACCCTTGCTGCAGGCGAAACCAAAACTATAGATGAAGTATTAGGATCTACAAGTGTAGAACTTAAAGACGTTGTTATTGAAACAACAGTAAACCGCCAAAAAGAATCTACCCTTTTACTGGAACAAAAAAATGCTACCGAAATAAAGACAAATATCGGCGCGCAGGAACTGGCCCGTAAAGGTGTAAGTGATGTAGCATCGGCAGTTGCAAAAACAAGCGGTGTTACCAAGCAGGAAGGGAGCGGCAACATTTATGTGCGTGGTATGGGCGACCGTTACAACTCTACAACCATGAACGGACTTTCTATACCAAGTAATAATGTAGAAAGAAAAAACATTTCATTAGACATCTTCCCGACTCAAATTGTAGAATACGTATCTATTGATAAAGTATATAACAACAAAATATATGGAGACTTTGCCGGTGGTAACGTAGACATCGTTTCGAGAGACTATAAAGGCAATGGCTTTTTCCGTATTGACCTGGGTAGCAATATTAACACAAATGCCGTAAGCGAAAAAAACTTTAGGCTTAATGGTGCACCGGGCTTTTCAGGCTTCAAAAACATAAACAAGCCATCTAACCCACTTACACAATACAACTACAACGCACTTAACCTTGACAAAAAATCGCCTTATGCAGGCTCAATAGGTTTTTCAGGCGGCGATAGCTATGACGTAGGCGAAGAAGGAAGAATTAACTTTTTTGCAACAGGGTCTTTTAGCAACGAGTACATGAGCATTACAGATGGTAAGAGCCAGGGTAGCGTTAACAATGTAGGCGTTATAGGAAACAGCTATGATTACGAATCTTTTAACTATGCCACTAACACTACAGGCATGGCAAACGTAGGTTATAAAATAGACCAGAACAACAAAATTAACTTCAACACACTTTTCATCAACACTTCAAGCAACAGGACAGATGAATACCGTGGTTATGGTGTAGACTTTGCCGAAGATGGTACTGGTATAATAAGGAGGGAAAAATACCAAAAGACAAATCTTTTTGTAAACCAACTATTGGGTCAGCACAAATTTGGCGAAAAAATGCAGCTTAACTGGGCAGCTGGCTTTAACACCGTTAAAGACAATATGCCAGACAGGATACAAAACAAACTAAGAATGTCTTATGATGGCGCAGGTAACGACCTTGGATATGGCATCGTATCAATATCTGATGCAGACAACCACCGCTATTTTCAGGATCTTACTGAGAAAGAAGCTACTGCATTGGTAAGTTTTGACTATAAATTTGCAAAAGGCGAAGACGAACTGTACAAAGGTAAACTTACCGCAGGCTACAGTGGCAAATCAAAAAAACGCGACCTTGAAGCCATACAGTATAACTTTGACGTAAATGCTGCAGGATCTGGCGTAATAGTAGACCCTAATAACATTGATGCTTTTTATAACGCCGCAAACTATGCTGCTGATTATTTTACCATTAAAACACTAAGGGGTACAGTTGAAGTTCCTAATGCACTACGCCCGCAAACATATACCGGAAAGCTGGATATACACGCAGCGTTTGTTACTGCCGAATATAAATTTAGCCCTAAGTTAACCGGTGTATTTGGCCTTCGCGCAGAAACACTTACCCAAACAGTAGATTACGACACATATATTATGCCGGTAGGCAGTACTAAATTTGACAAGAATGCATTATTGCCAAACTTCCAGTTAAAGTATGCTGTTACAGAAAACCAGAACTTAAGGTTTGGTTTTAGTAAAACATATACACTACCTCAGTTTAAAGAGAATGCACCTTTTTCTTACGACGAAGTAAACCAGAGTTATGTAGGTAACCCACACCTTTATGAGTCTGATAACTACAATGCCGACATTAAATGGGAAGTATTTCCTAAAAGTGACGAAGTGTTTTCGGTTACCGCTTTTGGAAAGTATATAAAAAACCCTATAAACGAGGTTACTATATCTTCATCAACCCAGGATATATCATGGGTAAACAGTGGCGACTGGGGTATGGCCGCAGGTGCTGAACTTGAAGTGAGAAAAACGATTTGGAACACCGGCGAAAATAACGCAAGAAAACTTACCGGAGGGCTTAACGTATCATACCTGTACACAAACCAGGAACTAAACGAAGACAAAGTAGCACGCGAAAATGTTTTCCAGGTAGATTTTACAAATTCTAAAAGTGCATTTTCGGGCGCATCTAACTGGCTTGCCAATGCTGATATATCATACCTGTATGAATGGAATGAAAAAGCAAGCAGCATAAACCCTACACTTGCATTCAACTATTTCTCAGACCGTATTTTTGCACTGGGCACAGTAGGCCGTGGCGACATGGTAGACAAGGCGGTAGGTACGCTTGACTTTATACTTAGAAGCAAGATCAACGAAAAGCTTGGAATTAACTTTGCAGCCAAGAACCTACTTAACCCAAATATTAAGCGCGTACAGGAAGGAACATCTATTGGAGATGTAACACTTATCAACTATAAAAAAGGTGTATACTTTAGTCTTGGAGCATCATACCAGTTCTAA
- a CDS encoding response regulator transcription factor, with translation MKKKDIKILLVDDEQDILEIVGYNLSQEGYQVITAVNGREAVAKAKKELPHLIIIDVMMPEMDGMEAVENIRKMPELANVIITFLTARSEDYSQVAGFDAGADDYIAKPIKPKLLVSKVKALLRRLKEDESKEDVLRVGNIEINREEYKIIMEDREIVLPRKEFELFYLLASKPGKVFKREEILDKVWGNEVVVGGRTIDVHIRKLREKIGDEIFKTIKGVGYKLEV, from the coding sequence ATGAAGAAAAAAGACATTAAGATCTTACTGGTCGATGATGAGCAGGATATCCTTGAAATTGTGGGGTATAACCTTTCTCAGGAAGGCTATCAGGTTATTACTGCGGTAAACGGAAGAGAGGCTGTGGCCAAGGCTAAAAAAGAATTGCCACACCTTATTATTATTGATGTAATGATGCCGGAAATGGATGGCATGGAAGCGGTAGAAAACATCAGGAAAATGCCTGAGCTGGCTAATGTTATTATTACCTTTTTAACGGCACGTAGCGAAGATTACAGCCAGGTAGCAGGTTTTGATGCCGGTGCAGACGACTACATTGCAAAGCCAATTAAGCCAAAATTACTGGTAAGCAAAGTTAAGGCACTACTGCGCAGGCTTAAAGAAGATGAAAGCAAAGAAGATGTTTTACGCGTAGGCAATATCGAAATTAACCGCGAAGAGTACAAGATTATAATGGAAGACCGCGAAATTGTATTGCCAAGAAAAGAATTTGAACTGTTTTATCTGCTGGCTTCTAAGCCGGGTAAAGTGTTTAAAAGAGAAGAAATTCTTGACAAGGTTTGGGGTAACGAAGTTGTAGTGGGTGGCCGTACCATAGACGTACACATACGCAAGCTTCGCGAAAAAATAGGAGACGAAATATTTAAAACAATTAAGGGAGTGGGCTACAAGCTCGAAGTTTAG
- a CDS encoding sensor histidine kinase, whose amino-acid sequence MNIKFKKSYRFAVKSAIYISLFAAIMLAALMYYMYTINWGFVAIFSLTLLVFSFFVLQYRVEHFIYRRVKKIYDDIALLEASPLRGQRITTDMATLTKELEKFARDKKLEIETLKIQEEYRREFLGNVSHELKTPLFTVQGYLLTLLDGAMNDKTLRKKYLQRAEKGVERLTYIVQDLDMITKMEVGDLNLQFTRFNIVELIQNVFDLLEMKADKKGIILMFDAKYIKPIMVFADQEKVQQIVTNLVMNSVKYGKENGTTEVSIEDLVNNKVIVRVKDNGEGIEQKHIPRLFERFYRVDKSGARTEGGSGLGLAIVKHIVEAHDEKIYVESAFGQGSEFSFTLEKTK is encoded by the coding sequence GTGAATATAAAATTTAAAAAGTCATACAGGTTTGCCGTAAAATCGGCCATATACATTTCTTTGTTTGCCGCTATAATGCTGGCGGCGCTTATGTACTATATGTACACCATTAACTGGGGATTTGTAGCCATATTTTCGCTTACACTACTTGTCTTTTCATTTTTTGTACTCCAGTACCGGGTAGAGCATTTTATATATCGCAGGGTAAAGAAAATTTACGACGATATAGCCTTGCTCGAAGCAAGCCCCCTGCGTGGCCAGCGCATTACTACAGATATGGCTACGCTTACAAAGGAGCTTGAAAAATTTGCCCGTGATAAAAAACTGGAGATTGAAACCCTTAAAATACAGGAAGAATACAGGCGGGAATTTTTAGGTAACGTATCGCACGAACTAAAAACCCCGCTTTTTACCGTTCAGGGCTATTTGCTTACCTTGCTGGATGGCGCCATGAACGATAAAACCCTTAGAAAAAAATACCTGCAACGTGCCGAAAAAGGTGTAGAACGCCTTACTTATATTGTTCAGGATCTCGACATGATTACTAAAATGGAAGTGGGCGACCTTAACCTGCAGTTTACCCGTTTTAATATTGTAGAGCTTATACAAAACGTTTTTGACCTGCTCGAAATGAAAGCCGATAAAAAGGGTATCATTTTAATGTTTGATGCAAAATATATTAAGCCTATAATGGTATTTGCAGATCAGGAAAAAGTACAGCAAATTGTAACCAACCTGGTTATGAACTCTGTAAAATATGGTAAAGAAAACGGCACTACAGAGGTAAGTATCGAAGATCTTGTAAACAACAAAGTTATTGTGCGTGTAAAAGATAATGGCGAGGGTATAGAGCAAAAGCATATACCGCGCCTGTTTGAACGTTTTTACCGTGTAGATAAAAGCGGTGCCCGTACAGAGGGTGGCTCAGGTTTAGGGCTTGCCATTGTTAAGCACATTGTAGAGGCGCACGACGAAAAAATTTATGTAGAAAGTGCCTTTGGGCAAGGGTCAGAGTTTTCATTTACCCTCGAAAAGACTAAATAA
- a CDS encoding glycosyltransferase, translating into MNLEKRKKILVAPLNSGLGHATRCIPIIEALDNHGFEPIMASDGAALLLLKKEFPQHKALELPAYQMEYAKAHSLFNVRHLMRLGKMFAKITHEHKMVRDCVQQMGISGIISDSRPGVYYNGVPSVIITHHLNIISGDLPGLATRIQQSFIKKYRECWIPDVQASLNLSGKLGHSDDITIESVRYMGTLSRLHKTGTGKKYDLAVLLTIDGEHCLQLEDKLKELLLSFKGNVIFIRGVIEPEQSITQQGNVTYYNFMKSDELEEVLNNSSLVLARPSYSNIMDLSKLCKKVLFIPIPGNEEQLYLAKKLKKAGLTPYSHQKNFRLADIEKADIYKGLRDINGLAKWKDLFSLFEGK; encoded by the coding sequence GTGAACTTAGAAAAGCGCAAAAAGATACTTGTTGCTCCGCTCAACTCAGGACTGGGCCACGCAACACGCTGCATCCCTATTATAGAGGCGCTTGACAACCATGGTTTTGAACCCATAATGGCCTCAGACGGTGCCGCATTACTATTACTTAAAAAAGAGTTTCCGCAACATAAAGCACTCGAACTGCCTGCTTACCAGATGGAATATGCAAAAGCACATTCGCTATTTAACGTGCGCCACCTTATGCGCCTGGGTAAAATGTTTGCAAAAATTACACACGAACATAAAATGGTGCGCGACTGTGTGCAACAAATGGGCATTAGTGGCATAATTTCAGACTCCCGCCCGGGAGTTTATTATAACGGTGTGCCATCGGTAATCATTACACATCACCTAAATATCATATCGGGAGATTTGCCTGGGCTTGCCACACGCATACAACAAAGTTTTATAAAAAAATACCGCGAGTGCTGGATACCCGATGTACAGGCATCGCTAAACCTTAGCGGCAAACTGGGTCATAGCGATGACATTACCATAGAAAGCGTGCGATATATGGGCACACTAAGCCGACTGCACAAAACAGGAACCGGCAAAAAGTATGACCTTGCTGTATTACTTACTATTGATGGCGAGCATTGCCTGCAACTGGAAGACAAACTAAAAGAGCTTTTACTATCTTTTAAGGGTAATGTTATTTTTATACGCGGCGTAATAGAACCTGAACAGTCTATAACACAACAAGGCAACGTTACCTACTATAATTTTATGAAAAGTGACGAACTCGAAGAGGTATTAAACAACAGCAGCCTGGTACTTGCACGCCCCAGCTATAGCAATATAATGGATTTATCTAAGCTTTGTAAAAAAGTACTTTTTATACCCATACCCGGCAACGAAGAACAACTATATTTAGCTAAGAAACTTAAAAAAGCAGGACTTACACCCTACAGCCACCAAAAAAACTTTAGGCTGGCAGATATAGAAAAAGCCGATATTTATAAAGGATTGCGAGACATTAACGGCCTTGCAAAATGGAAGGACTTATTTAGTCTTTTCGAGGGTAAATGA
- the trmB gene encoding tRNA (guanosine(46)-N7)-methyltransferase TrmB: MGSKNKLKRFRENETFGNVLQPSREEAVAGDFPLKGNWNANFFKNDNPIVLELGCGKGEYSVGLASRYPDTNFIGIDIKGARFWRGAKTAVDEGLNNVGFLRTQIELLEHFFADGEVSEIWITFPDPQIKYKRTKHRLTNTEFLQRYKKILKPDGVVNLKTDSEFMHGYTLGLLHGEGHEVIYANHNVYKNEGSPEVVTAIQTFYEQQYLEQNKAITYIRFKIK, from the coding sequence GTGGGAAGCAAGAATAAACTGAAGCGTTTCAGGGAAAACGAAACGTTTGGCAATGTTTTACAGCCATCGAGAGAAGAGGCCGTTGCCGGAGATTTTCCGTTGAAAGGCAATTGGAATGCCAATTTTTTTAAGAACGATAACCCTATAGTGCTGGAGCTTGGCTGTGGCAAGGGCGAATATTCTGTTGGGTTGGCCAGCCGCTATCCCGATACTAATTTTATAGGTATAGATATAAAAGGTGCGCGCTTTTGGCGTGGTGCCAAGACTGCTGTAGATGAGGGTCTTAATAATGTAGGCTTTTTGCGTACGCAGATAGAGCTGCTTGAGCACTTTTTTGCCGATGGCGAAGTGAGCGAGATATGGATTACCTTTCCTGACCCGCAAATAAAATACAAGCGTACCAAGCACAGGCTTACCAACACTGAGTTCCTTCAGCGTTACAAAAAGATACTAAAGCCGGATGGTGTTGTAAACCTTAAAACCGATAGTGAGTTTATGCATGGCTATACACTAGGTTTACTGCATGGCGAAGGGCATGAAGTAATTTATGCAAACCATAATGTGTACAAAAACGAAGGGTCTCCAGAGGTGGTTACTGCCATTCAAACATTTTATGAGCAGCAATACCTGGAACAAAATAAAGCCATTACATACATAAGGTTTAAAATAAAATAA
- a CDS encoding LysE family transporter codes for MGVIPVVVGFFISFVATLLPGLLNMTAAKVSLKEGRKNAMIFAAGAATIVFVQAYIAVVFAKLINQSPDIIDSLEEIGVFIFGVLTIFFFFFSKKKKKKKKEDKELLKIRSKTGNYFLGAMLSALNFFPVPYYVFVSISLSAGRVFEFTNLYIFLFVLGAVGGAYAVFYLYIVFFKKFENKTEFFMRNVNYFIGSITGIISVITVIKIIRRH; via the coding sequence ATGGGTGTAATTCCGGTAGTGGTTGGTTTTTTTATCTCTTTTGTGGCTACGTTGCTGCCTGGCCTGTTAAACATGACAGCGGCTAAGGTTAGCCTTAAAGAAGGGCGCAAAAATGCCATGATATTTGCTGCCGGTGCGGCTACCATAGTATTTGTACAGGCTTACATAGCAGTGGTATTTGCCAAGCTTATAAACCAAAGCCCTGATATTATAGACAGCCTCGAAGAAATAGGGGTTTTTATATTTGGGGTGCTTACCATTTTCTTTTTCTTCTTTTCTAAAAAGAAGAAAAAAAAGAAAAAAGAGGATAAAGAACTTTTAAAGATACGCAGTAAAACAGGCAATTATTTTTTAGGAGCGATGCTTTCTGCGCTTAACTTTTTTCCGGTGCCATATTATGTTTTTGTAAGCATATCATTATCGGCTGGGCGGGTGTTTGAGTTTACTAATCTCTATATCTTCCTGTTTGTGCTGGGGGCTGTAGGCGGGGCGTATGCGGTGTTTTACCTGTATATTGTATTCTTTAAAAAATTTGAGAATAAGACCGAATTTTTTATGCGAAATGTAAACTACTTCATAGGTTCTATAACCGGAATCATATCGGTAATTACGGTAATCAAAATAATCAGGAGGCACTAA
- a CDS encoding MGMT family protein, which yields MAQEENFFDKVYDVASQIPYGRVTSYGAIAKYLGAARSARMVGWAMNASHNRDDVPAHRVVNRQGLLTGKHHFEGTNLMQQLLESEGVKVKEHKIVNFDKLFWEPAEHLL from the coding sequence ATGGCACAGGAAGAAAACTTTTTTGACAAAGTATATGATGTGGCCAGCCAGATACCTTATGGCAGGGTAACCAGTTATGGTGCTATTGCAAAATACCTGGGTGCTGCCCGTTCTGCCCGCATGGTGGGTTGGGCTATGAATGCCAGCCATAACCGCGATGATGTGCCTGCACACCGTGTAGTAAACCGACAGGGTTTGCTTACCGGCAAACACCATTTTGAAGGGACTAACCTTATGCAGCAGCTTTTAGAAAGTGAGGGTGTAAAGGTTAAGGAGCACAAAATTGTGAATTTCGACAAACTCTTTTGGGAACCGGCTGAGCATCTTTTGTAA
- a CDS encoding universal stress protein produces the protein MKKILVPTDFSDYAEYALKVAAKVAREHGAEIFLLHLLELPGQESDAVVAGADIPEIAFFLKKAHERFDDVKSADYLEGLTVSEAVLFDNAFEGIVKVSKKHDIDLIIMGSHGASGFKEMFIGSNTEKVVRTSEAPVLVIKKDEEDFNPSTFVFASNFASEIKKPFAKVVDFANSFNAKLHLVYINTPSDFKSTHAAEKIINDFAAGFTLENGYSVNVYSDVNVEKGILHFANSVNADLVGMCTHGRQGLAHFFNGSISEDLVNHAVRPVVTFKI, from the coding sequence ATGAAAAAAATTCTAGTCCCTACAGACTTTTCAGATTATGCCGAATACGCCCTTAAAGTAGCCGCCAAAGTAGCACGCGAACATGGTGCGGAAATTTTCCTGCTTCACCTGCTGGAACTTCCGGGACAGGAAAGTGATGCTGTGGTAGCCGGAGCCGACATTCCTGAAATTGCGTTTTTCCTTAAAAAAGCACACGAAAGGTTTGACGATGTAAAATCTGCAGATTACCTGGAAGGCCTTACCGTATCTGAAGCGGTTTTGTTTGACAATGCTTTTGAAGGAATTGTAAAAGTGAGCAAAAAACACGATATCGACCTTATTATAATGGGTTCGCATGGCGCAAGCGGCTTTAAAGAAATGTTTATTGGATCTAATACAGAAAAAGTAGTTAGAACATCTGAAGCACCGGTTCTTGTTATCAAAAAAGACGAAGAAGACTTTAATCCGTCTACTTTTGTATTTGCCTCTAATTTTGCAAGCGAAATTAAAAAGCCATTTGCTAAAGTGGTTGATTTTGCAAACAGCTTTAATGCAAAACTACACCTTGTATATATAAACACGCCAAGCGACTTTAAATCCACGCACGCAGCAGAAAAAATCATTAACGATTTTGCAGCAGGCTTTACGCTTGAAAACGGTTACAGTGTAAACGTGTATAGCGATGTAAACGTAGAAAAAGGTATACTACACTTTGCAAACAGCGTTAATGCCGACCTTGTGGGCATGTGCACACACGGACGCCAGGGCCTTGCCCACTTTTTTAACGGAAGCATAAGCGAAGACTTAGTTAACCACGCGGTACGCCCTGTGGTAACGTTTAAAATATAA
- the rimP gene encoding ribosome assembly cofactor RimP, with product MAFKDKVAALLNEALEERPDLFLIELTIGADNKINVTIDGDNGVVLQDCIDISRAIEHNLDREEEDFSLEVASAGATSPMKDPRQFKKNIGRTVLIKTQDGEIEAPLVDATAEAAILEWKAREPKQIGKGKETVTKRAEIPYASIKQAVVVIKF from the coding sequence ATGGCATTTAAAGATAAAGTGGCGGCCTTGCTTAATGAAGCGTTAGAAGAACGCCCGGACCTTTTTTTAATCGAGCTTACTATAGGCGCCGATAATAAAATAAACGTTACCATAGATGGTGATAACGGGGTGGTGCTTCAGGATTGCATTGATATAAGCCGCGCCATAGAGCATAACCTTGATCGTGAGGAAGAAGATTTTTCGCTGGAGGTGGCGTCAGCCGGGGCTACAAGCCCTATGAAAGACCCAAGGCAGTTTAAAAAGAATATAGGGCGTACCGTTTTGATAAAAACCCAGGACGGCGAGATAGAAGCACCTCTTGTAGATGCTACTGCCGAGGCTGCTATCCTGGAGTGGAAAGCGCGTGAGCCAAAACAGATAGGAAAGGGTAAAGAAACTGTAACTAAAAGAGCTGAAATACCATATGCAAGTATTAAGCAGGCAGTTGTTGTAATTAAATTTTAA
- the nusA gene encoding transcription termination factor NusA: protein MENLALIDSFSEFKDDKLIDRVTLMAILEDVFRNALKKKYGSDDNFDIIINPDKGDMEIWRNRVVVADGEVEDPNSEISLTEARKIERDFEVGEEVSEEVKLIQLGRRAILALRQNLISKIHEHDNTNLYKQFKDIIGDIYTAEVHHVRPKAVILVDDEGNEIVLPKEKQIPSDFFRKGDNVRGIIENVELKGNKPQIIMSRTSELFLEKLFEQEIPEVADGLITVKKVVRIPGEKAKVAVDSYDDRIDPVGACVGMKGSRIHGIVRELGNENIDVINYTTNTQLFITRALSPAKVSSIKIDENTNRADVFLKLEEVSKAIGRGGHNIKLAGLLTGFELDVIREGNPAEEEDVELSEFSDEIESWVIAEFAKIGLDTARSILNQDVNDLVRRTDLEEETVLEVMRILKEEFED, encoded by the coding sequence ATGGAAAATCTGGCATTAATAGATTCGTTTTCAGAGTTTAAAGATGATAAACTGATAGATAGGGTAACGCTTATGGCGATACTTGAAGATGTATTCAGGAATGCGCTGAAAAAGAAATATGGATCTGATGACAATTTTGACATCATTATAAACCCTGATAAAGGGGATATGGAGATATGGAGAAACCGTGTGGTGGTTGCCGATGGAGAAGTAGAAGACCCTAACTCTGAAATATCGCTTACAGAAGCCCGTAAAATAGAACGTGACTTTGAGGTGGGTGAAGAGGTTTCTGAAGAGGTAAAGCTTATACAGTTGGGCCGCAGGGCTATACTTGCATTGCGTCAAAACCTTATATCTAAGATACATGAACACGATAATACTAACCTGTATAAGCAGTTTAAAGATATTATTGGTGATATTTATACCGCAGAAGTGCACCACGTAAGGCCAAAAGCTGTAATTTTGGTGGATGATGAAGGAAATGAGATTGTTTTGCCAAAAGAAAAACAAATTCCGTCAGATTTTTTCCGCAAAGGAGACAACGTTCGTGGTATTATTGAAAATGTGGAGCTTAAGGGCAATAAGCCACAGATCATCATGTCGCGCACGTCAGAACTTTTCCTTGAAAAATTATTTGAACAGGAAATTCCGGAGGTTGCAGACGGTCTTATAACCGTTAAAAAAGTAGTAAGGATACCTGGCGAAAAAGCAAAAGTAGCTGTAGATTCTTATGATGACAGGATAGACCCGGTGGGCGCCTGTGTAGGTATGAAAGGATCGCGCATCCACGGCATCGTTCGCGAGCTGGGCAATGAGAACATTGACGTTATTAATTATACAACCAATACCCAGCTGTTTATTACAAGGGCACTTAGCCCGGCCAAAGTGTCGTCTATTAAAATAGATGAAAATACTAACAGGGCCGATGTTTTTCTTAAGCTGGAAGAGGTTTCTAAGGCCATAGGCCGCGGTGGGCACAATATTAAACTGGCAGGGTTGTTAACCGGTTTTGAGCTTGATGTTATCCGCGAGGGCAACCCGGCTGAAGAAGAAGATGTTGAACTAAGCGAATTCTCTGATGAGATCGAATCATGGGTTATTGCTGAGTTTGCTAAAATAGGGCTTGATACTGCCCGCAGCATCCTTAACCAGGATGTTAATGACCTTGTAAGAAGGACCGACCTTGAGGAGGAAACAGTGCTTGAGGTGATGAGGATATTAAAAGAAGAGTTTGAAGACTAA